The following coding sequences are from one Triticum aestivum cultivar Chinese Spring chromosome 5A, IWGSC CS RefSeq v2.1, whole genome shotgun sequence window:
- the LOC123104189 gene encoding uncharacterized protein codes for MASQLVESHRAGAEVHKGNDICKKKTVELLEELGLPKGLFPMDDIEEVGHNCESGFVWILQKKEKEHTFNKLNQTVSYDTEVTAFVEKGKMKKVTGVKIEDLSLVEVYVDESSADKVTIKTDTGLSDTHDAAVFALGE; via the coding sequence ATGGCGTCCCAGCTTGTCGAGAGCCACCGCGCCGGTGCCGAGGTCCACAAGGGGAACGATATCTGCAAGAAGAAGACGGTCGAGCTTCTCGAAGAGCTCGGCCTCCCGAAAGGCCTCTTTCCTATGGATGACATCGAGGAGGTCGGGCACAACTGTGAGAGTGGGTTCGTGTGGATACTTCAGAAGAAGGAGAAAGAGCACACGTTCAACAAGCTCAACCAGACCGTCTCCTACGACACTGAGGTGACCGCTTTTGTGGAAAAGGGTAAGATGAAGAAGGTCACCGGGGTCAAGATCGAGGACCTGTCTTTGGTCGAGGTCTATGTGGATGAGTCTTCTGCTGATAAGGTTACCATCAAGACCGACACCGGCCTGTCTGACACCCATGATGCGGCCGTGTTCGCTCTCGGAGAATAG
- the LOC123107256 gene encoding uncharacterized protein has protein sequence MASQLVESHRTGAEVVKGDEVCKKRSVELLEELSLPKGLFPLSDIEEVGYNRESGFVWMLQKKKNEHTFKKIKQTVSYATEVTAFVEKGKIKKVTGIKVKELFLWLSLVEVYVNESANEKVTFKTGTGLSDTHDASAFALGE, from the coding sequence ATGGCGTCCCAGCTGGTCGAGAGCCACCGCACCGGTGCCGAGGTCGTCAAGGGGGACGAGGTCTGCAAGAAGAGGTCCGTCGAGCTCCTCGAGGAGCTAAGCCTCCCAAAAGGCCTCTTTCCACTGAGCGACATCGAGGAGGTCGGGTACAACCGCGAGAGCGGGTTCGTGTGGAtgcttcagaagaagaagaacgagcacaCCTTCAAGAAAATCAAGCAGACCGTCTCCTACGCCACCGAGGTGACAGCTTTTGTTGAAAAGGGTAAGATCAAGAAGGTCACCGGGATCAAGGTCAAGGAGCTGTTTCTGTGGCTCAGTTTGGTTGAGGTCTATGTCAATGAGTCCGCCAATGAAAAAGTCACCTTCAAGACTGGTACCGGCCTGTCTGACACCCATGACGCATCCGCATTCGCTCTCGGAGAATAG
- the LOC123104190 gene encoding heat shock 70 kDa protein, mitochondrial, whose amino-acid sequence MAIGSLLASRLARSGHALATRAIAQAPRTHQHHHATSPLLSRLGAVARAFSSRPAAADVIGIDLGTTNSCVSVMEGKTPRVIENAEGARTTPSIVATNSKGEILIGITASRQAVTNAENTVRGSKRLIGRAFDDPQTQKEMNMVPYKIVRGTNGDAWVEMAGKSYSPSQIGAFVLTKMKETAEAYLGKSVSKAVITVPAYFNDAQRQATKDAGRIAGLEVMRIINEPTAAALSYGMNNKEGLIAVFDLGGGTFDVSILEISNGVFEVKATNGDTFLGGEDFDATLLNYLVSEYKNSDNIDLSKDKLALQRLREAAEKAKVELSSTPQTEINLPFITADASGAKHFNITLTRSKFESLVGNLIERTRIPCTNCLKDAGVSAKEIDEVLLVGGMTRVPKVQDIVSQIFGKSPSKGVNPDEAVAMGAAIQGGILRGDVKELLLLDVTPLSLGIETLGGIFTRLINRNTTIPTKKSQTFSTAADNQTQVGIKVLQGEREMATDNKLLGEFQLEGIPPAPRGMPQIEVTFDIDANGIVKVSAKDKSTGKEQDITIKSSGGLSDSDIEKMVKEAELNSQRDQERKSLIDLRNSADTTIYSIEKSVSEYKDKVPAEVVTEIQSAVSDLRAAMAGDDLDAIKQKLEAANKAVSKIGQHMQGGGGAAGGDSGSSGGGDQTPEAEYQDPKEAKM is encoded by the exons ATGGCCATCGGATCTCTCCTCGCCTCGCGGCTGGCCAGGTCCGGCCACGCCCTCGCCACGCGCGCCATCGCTCAG GCTCCCAGGACACATCAGCATCATCACGCGACGTCTCCCCTGCTCTCCAGGCTCGGAGCCGTGGCCCGCGCTTTCAG CTCAAGGCCCGCTGCCGCCGATGTCATCGGGATCGATTTGGGCACGACTAACTCATGTGTCTCCGTCATGGAAGGAAAG ACACCACGGGTGATTGAGAATGCTGAAGGTGCGAGGACAACACCCTCCATTGTTGCCACAAACAGCAAAGGCGAGATCTTGATCGGCATCACTGCCAGTCGACAGGCAGTGACAAATGCCGAGAACACAGTTCGTGGGTCCAAGCGCCTGATTGGTAGAGCTTTTGATGACCCCCAAACACAGAAGGAAATGAATATGGTGCCTTACAAGATTGTCAGGGGAACAAATGGTGATGCCTGGGTGGAGATGGCTGGGAAGTCATACTCCCCAAGCCAGATTGGTGCCTTTGTTCTTACCAAGATGAAGGAAACTGCAGAGGCTTACCTTGGCAAGTCGGTCTCCAAGGCTGTTATTACAGTCCCAgcttatttcaatgatgctcagcgTCAGGCCACCAAGGATGCTGGTAGGATTGCTGGGTTGGAGGTGATGAGGATTATCAATGAGCCCACTGCCGCAGCTCTGTCGTATGGAATGAACAACAAGGAGGGCCTGATTGCTGTATTTGACTTGGGTGGTGGCACATTTGATGTATCAATCCTTGAGATTTCTAATGGTGTTTTTGAG GTCAAGGCAACCAATGGAGATACTTTCCTTGGCGGTGAGGACTTCGATGCTACATTGCTCAACTACCTGGTTAGTGAATATAAGAACTCTGACAACATTGATCTGAGCAAGGACAAGTTGGCCCTGCAAAGGCTCAGGGAAGCTGCTGAGAAGGCGAAGGTTGAGCTTTCCTCGACTCCACAGACTGAAATCAATCTCCCCTTCATCACAGCAGATGCCTCTGGTGCGAAGCATTTCAACATTACCTTGACCAGATCAAAGTTTGAGTCTCTTGTGGGCAACCTCATTGAGAGAACTCGCATCCCATGCACAAACTGCCTCAAGGATGCTGGTGTTTCTGCAAAGGAGATTGATGAGGTTCTACTGGTTGGTGGTATGACAAGGGTGCCAAAGGTCCAGGATATTGTTTCCCAGATATTCGGCAAGTCCCCAAGCAAGGGTGTCAATCCTGATGAGGCTGTTGCCATGGGAGCTGCCATTCAGGGTGGTATCTTGAGGGGTGATGTGAAGGAGCTCTTGCTGCTGGATGTCACGCCCCTTTCCCTTGGTATTGAGACTCTTGGAGGCATCTTCACAAGGCTAATCAACAGGAACACAACAATTCCAACCAAGAAGAGCCAGACCTTCTCCACTGCTGCAGATAACCAGACGCAGGTTGGAATCAAGGTGCTTCAGGGTGAGAGGGAGATGGCTACAGATAACAAGCTTCTTGGTGAATTCCAGCTTGAAGGCATTCCACCAGCCCCAAGGGGTATGCCACAGATTGAGGTCACTTTTGACATTGATGCCAATGGAATTGTCAAGGTGTCAGCAAAGGACAAGTCCACCGGCAAAGAGCAAGATATCACCATCAAATCGTCAGGTGGCTTGTCTGACAGTGACATCGAGAAGATGGTCAAGGAGGCCGAGCTGAATTCTCAGCGGGATCAGGAAAGGAAGTCGTTGATTGACCTCAGGAACTCTGCAGATACCACCATCTACAGCATCGAGAAGAGCGTCAGCGAGTACAAAGACAAGGTCCCTGCTGAAGTTGTCACGGAGATCCAGTCTGCTGTCTCTGATCTGAGAGCAGCAATGGCTGGCGATGATTTGGACGCCATCAAGCAGAAGCTGGAGGCGGCGAACAAGGCAGTCTCAAAGATTGGACAGCACATGCAGGGTGGTGGCGGGGCTGCCGGTGGTGACAGCGGCAGCAGTGGTGGTGGCGACCAGACTCCAGAAGCTGAATACCAGGACCCCAAGGAGGCCAAGATGTAG